The Pricia mediterranea genome includes a window with the following:
- the asnB gene encoding asparagine synthase (glutamine-hydrolyzing) — protein sequence MCGIYGTTKTYTEEQVKKKLERTSFRGPDRMGWKKYSSDKTTVIFGHNRLSILDLDSRSDQPFTYQEKIHLVFNGEIYNYRSLRKILKQKGYSFRTTSDTEVICAAYLEYGENCVNQFNGMFAFVIYDEEKQIFYGARDRLGQKPFYYQLNGDKFEFASQLSSIQLFNKDLTISSRGIQEYLSWNYLPSPNSIFNEVKTLKEGYCFVYNLRTHSFKTRQYWDIDYQGQQPFNGSIADAQIELEQVLGDAVKMRLHADVPVGVFLSGGIDSSLIAALAAEHKNNIATFSVKFHEKAYDESKYANMVAKHLNTNHHEILCDYREGIDLVENFSYYYDEPFADPSAIPTMLLAKYTKNHVTVALSGDGGDENFLGYHRYEWIARNRKYMAIPKSIRVLVSNLLKKIPNNNRARVLANLIEKNDIDEAYLRTVANWDAPWLIEPMKPDNFEDLKYLMHSKKNIYERATDFDIKTYLSGVINTKVDRATMAYSLEARAPLLDYRVVELARALPTEYKYTKNNQKRILKEVLYKHVPKQIFDRPKSGFGIPFRIWFREELKEYVLDQLSEEKLNNIPGIQPNIISKCIQEHMDGKWDHYMLIWRLLVLSQWLSTNGRGIAIK from the coding sequence ATGTGTGGAATTTACGGTACAACAAAAACTTATACCGAAGAACAAGTCAAAAAAAAATTAGAGCGCACCTCCTTTCGAGGGCCTGATCGAATGGGCTGGAAGAAATATTCCTCCGATAAAACAACGGTTATATTTGGTCATAATCGATTATCAATTTTAGATTTAGACTCCAGGTCCGACCAACCTTTTACTTATCAGGAAAAAATACATTTGGTTTTTAACGGCGAAATCTATAATTATCGTTCCCTAAGAAAAATTCTAAAACAAAAAGGCTACAGTTTTAGAACCACAAGCGACACCGAAGTAATTTGCGCCGCTTATCTCGAATACGGCGAGAATTGCGTAAATCAATTTAACGGTATGTTCGCCTTCGTGATTTATGACGAAGAGAAACAAATATTTTACGGGGCAAGGGACCGTTTGGGCCAAAAACCGTTTTATTATCAACTGAATGGTGATAAATTTGAATTTGCCAGTCAACTTTCAAGCATTCAACTCTTTAATAAAGACCTTACAATCTCCAGTCGAGGAATTCAGGAGTATCTCTCTTGGAACTATTTACCTAGTCCAAATTCCATCTTTAACGAAGTCAAAACATTAAAGGAAGGGTACTGCTTTGTCTATAATCTTCGAACTCATTCTTTTAAAACACGTCAATATTGGGATATCGATTACCAAGGACAACAACCTTTCAATGGTTCGATTGCAGATGCTCAAATAGAATTGGAACAGGTTTTAGGGGACGCAGTAAAAATGCGGCTGCACGCAGACGTGCCGGTAGGGGTCTTTCTTTCAGGTGGGATTGACTCTTCATTGATCGCGGCACTCGCCGCCGAACACAAAAACAATATTGCAACATTTTCTGTCAAGTTCCATGAAAAAGCCTATGACGAAAGTAAATACGCCAATATGGTGGCGAAGCACTTAAATACGAACCATCATGAAATATTATGCGATTATCGCGAAGGGATTGATTTGGTAGAAAATTTCTCTTATTATTATGATGAACCCTTTGCGGATCCATCGGCAATCCCAACAATGTTGCTGGCGAAGTATACTAAAAATCACGTAACGGTTGCACTATCCGGAGATGGCGGAGATGAAAATTTCCTTGGATATCACAGGTATGAGTGGATTGCTAGAAATAGGAAATACATGGCCATCCCCAAGTCAATCAGGGTTTTAGTTTCTAATTTATTAAAGAAAATACCAAACAACAACAGAGCTAGAGTCTTAGCCAACCTTATCGAAAAAAACGATATCGACGAAGCCTATCTTAGAACCGTAGCAAATTGGGACGCACCTTGGCTGATTGAACCAATGAAGCCTGACAATTTTGAGGATTTAAAATATTTAATGCATTCCAAAAAAAATATTTATGAGCGCGCTACCGATTTTGACATTAAAACATATTTAAGTGGAGTTATCAACACCAAAGTTGATAGGGCAACTATGGCCTACTCGTTAGAAGCAAGGGCCCCCCTACTTGATTATAGGGTTGTAGAACTAGCGCGCGCTCTTCCTACGGAATATAAATACACCAAAAACAACCAAAAAAGAATTTTGAAAGAAGTTCTATATAAGCATGTGCCAAAACAGATATTTGATCGACCGAAATCAGGTTTTGGCATACCCTTCAGGATTTGGTTCAGAGAAGAGTTGAAAGAATATGTACTTGACCAGCTAAGCGAGGAAAAATTAAATAATATTCCCGGAATACAACCCAATATCATATCAAAATGTATACAAGAGCATATGGATGGAAAATGGGATCACTACATGCTAATCTGGCGACTTTTGGTTTTGAGCCAATGGCTCTCAACTAATGGGCGAGGTATTGCAATTAAATGA
- the murJ gene encoding murein biosynthesis integral membrane protein MurJ produces the protein MKFLNQYLPQIKFKELLGNQLIQSFLTVGIITLLVKGLGFYKESVVAANFGLSKVLDTFYIAYLIPTFILNVFISAFKNVFIPNYVAELKTGKDISGIQSAGFLITGFVSVLFTLIAFLFTDVYLENIFPGHTPSYYALVKSHFYFVMPCIIFWGFSSLLSGLLNIQKEFLHSTLAGIFMPVAIIATLFLFRASLGDMVLAVGTLIGTILSFIYLLVTCLNREIINLSKPDFNNQNVRQMFVQVPAKASSGFFTGLIGVTDQYFAAQLVIGSIAALNYGLKIPAFLIGLLTIAISNVLLPYFSGSVIENRERAFHNLVRMLKLIFIVSAIAAIIGILLSDFLVELFFERKEFTAEDTERVAAIQKLFLIYAPFTICGMVVVNFLTSINKNAFMAKVSFGSMCANFVLDYILMKYYGVFGIALCSTVVHIAKSLVLFFYAMKQKKLGDAGDS, from the coding sequence TTCTTGAATCAGTATTTACCACAGATCAAGTTTAAAGAACTTCTCGGTAACCAACTTATTCAAAGTTTCTTAACCGTTGGGATTATAACATTATTGGTTAAAGGCCTTGGTTTTTACAAAGAGTCCGTCGTTGCCGCAAACTTCGGATTATCAAAAGTATTAGACACTTTTTATATAGCTTACTTAATTCCGACTTTTATTTTGAACGTCTTTATTAGCGCTTTCAAAAACGTTTTTATACCAAACTATGTTGCGGAATTAAAGACAGGAAAAGATATTTCGGGTATTCAAAGTGCAGGATTCTTGATTACGGGATTTGTGTCAGTGCTTTTCACCTTAATAGCGTTTTTATTTACTGATGTATATCTAGAGAACATATTCCCCGGACATACCCCCTCGTATTATGCCCTTGTTAAATCACACTTTTATTTTGTAATGCCATGTATTATATTCTGGGGTTTTTCTTCGCTGTTATCGGGACTTCTCAACATCCAAAAGGAATTTCTCCACTCCACTTTGGCTGGTATTTTTATGCCTGTCGCCATTATAGCAACATTATTTCTTTTTAGAGCTTCCCTGGGTGATATGGTCTTGGCAGTAGGTACACTGATTGGGACCATTTTAAGCTTTATTTATTTGCTGGTAACATGTTTGAACAGAGAGATTATTAATCTATCTAAACCTGATTTTAATAACCAGAACGTACGACAAATGTTTGTTCAGGTTCCGGCTAAAGCGTCTTCCGGTTTTTTTACCGGCCTTATCGGCGTTACCGACCAGTACTTCGCGGCTCAACTAGTAATCGGCTCTATTGCCGCTTTGAACTACGGCCTTAAAATCCCTGCTTTCCTAATAGGTTTGCTGACGATAGCCATTAGTAATGTACTGTTACCTTATTTTTCGGGAAGTGTTATTGAAAATAGAGAAAGAGCCTTCCACAACTTAGTGAGAATGCTCAAATTAATATTTATTGTATCCGCAATTGCGGCCATTATCGGAATTCTTTTATCCGATTTCTTAGTAGAATTATTTTTCGAACGCAAAGAATTTACGGCAGAGGATACGGAAAGGGTCGCTGCTATTCAGAAATTGTTCCTAATCTATGCACCCTTTACTATTTGTGGCATGGTTGTCGTTAACTTCCTGACAAGCATAAATAAAAATGCTTTCATGGCGAAAGTTTCATTTGGAAGTATGTGCGCCAATTTTGTTTTAGATTATATCCTAATGAAATATTATGGTGTGTTTGGTATTGCACTTTGCTCCACCGTTGTTCACATAGCTAAGAGTTTAGTTTTATTCTTTTACGCCATGAAACAAAAGAAACTGGGTGATGCAGGAGATTCGTAA
- a CDS encoding PKD domain-containing protein has protein sequence MNLLPTKTVLRFFCLIIFGLAFTISCSKDDEDDEVFEAIDKTEVAKKVNATAASRPITAVISGTLRGGALPSTGKAPFKVAFKSWNSKNQDDIESYFWDFNDGSTTRTKNPSHTFTKPGDYRVKLTVKTKGGFTHSTTENITITGSGTTSKSESSNINIAAKISGSIPSSGRAPLTVNFKAWNSTNQNYIKGYFWDFKDGSTTTTKNPTHTFRKSGTFEVELSVKNAQGQTHSVTRTITITGSSSTSGNSGGGSSSDGGSSSSDGGSSSSGSSSNGSSSSSGNYPSHAVKASSFGFRSGDATAAFEAAIKSGSSYVVIDKQSSDWVIRPTRFYNLRNMTIVFEPGVTLRAKSGAFRDGNRLFELVNSNNITVEGTGATFRMNKSEYTSGEQRHTFGISRSTNITVRGLTLRDSGGSGIYIVGDGGSGYSQNITLENIRSLNHRRDGITITSAQDVWVRNSVFSGSSGTKPEAGVVLESDRSSQRLVNINFENCKFSGNNNAGVHFSTTRMNGSSRAVSVKVVDSEFSNNGVSPSSSVMATEIYVGGGKGNYVVGGEIRFERNSFNGSRGRIVFTRKSGDGFKAVFKDCEATNVVGSTSGSPIRIEGSSDRNTAGGMVFDNFHIQYNRNVPFMHINAPSRNGSFDIKNVSGSFTIKEPNNNPLKYSGGYKPSKNVNVSVNYRHI, from the coding sequence ATGAACCTTTTACCTACAAAAACAGTATTACGATTTTTTTGTTTAATTATATTCGGCCTCGCCTTTACAATTAGCTGCAGTAAAGATGATGAGGATGATGAGGTCTTCGAGGCCATCGATAAGACCGAAGTGGCAAAAAAAGTCAATGCGACAGCGGCAAGCAGACCCATAACAGCTGTTATTTCAGGAACACTTCGAGGAGGAGCGCTTCCATCAACCGGAAAAGCCCCCTTTAAAGTAGCCTTTAAATCCTGGAACTCAAAAAACCAAGACGATATTGAGAGTTATTTTTGGGATTTTAACGACGGTTCTACCACAAGAACCAAAAATCCATCCCATACCTTTACCAAGCCAGGTGACTATAGAGTAAAACTTACCGTAAAAACCAAAGGAGGTTTTACCCACTCGACGACAGAAAATATAACCATTACCGGGTCGGGAACCACAAGCAAGTCGGAAAGCTCAAACATAAATATTGCAGCGAAAATTTCGGGGTCCATTCCTTCTAGCGGTCGGGCCCCCTTAACCGTAAATTTCAAGGCTTGGAATTCAACGAATCAAAATTACATTAAGGGCTATTTTTGGGACTTTAAAGACGGTTCTACCACAACAACGAAAAATCCCACTCATACCTTTAGGAAATCAGGTACATTTGAGGTGGAGCTTTCGGTAAAAAATGCACAGGGTCAAACGCACTCCGTGACACGCACCATCACGATAACCGGATCATCCTCCACGAGTGGTAATAGCGGTGGTGGAAGCAGTAGCGATGGTGGAAGTAGCAGTAGCGATGGTGGAAGTAGCAGTAGCGGCAGCAGCAGTAACGGCAGCAGCAGCAGCAGCGGCAACTATCCTTCCCATGCAGTAAAGGCCTCCTCGTTCGGTTTCCGGTCAGGTGATGCCACGGCCGCTTTCGAGGCCGCCATCAAGTCTGGCAGTTCTTATGTGGTGATTGACAAACAGAGCAGTGACTGGGTAATTCGGCCAACCAGGTTCTACAACTTGAGAAACATGACCATAGTCTTCGAGCCCGGAGTGACCCTGCGGGCCAAGTCGGGGGCGTTCCGAGATGGTAATAGATTGTTCGAATTGGTCAATTCAAATAACATCACTGTCGAGGGCACTGGGGCTACCTTTAGAATGAACAAGAGCGAGTACACCAGTGGCGAACAGCGCCATACCTTCGGTATCAGCAGAAGCACCAACATTACCGTCCGTGGGCTTACCCTAAGGGACAGTGGCGGCTCTGGTATATATATTGTTGGGGACGGCGGCTCTGGCTACTCCCAGAATATAACCTTGGAAAACATCAGGTCCCTAAACCATCGTAGGGACGGTATTACCATCACCAGCGCACAGGATGTATGGGTCCGCAACTCGGTATTTTCAGGATCAAGCGGTACAAAGCCTGAAGCGGGGGTGGTCTTGGAGTCGGATAGGTCCAGCCAAAGATTGGTTAACATCAATTTCGAAAACTGCAAGTTCTCCGGGAACAACAACGCCGGAGTCCATTTTTCGACCACTAGGATGAATGGAAGCTCGCGAGCCGTGTCCGTTAAGGTCGTTGACAGTGAGTTCAGCAACAATGGAGTATCGCCGTCCAGTTCAGTAATGGCGACCGAAATCTATGTTGGTGGTGGCAAAGGCAACTATGTGGTAGGTGGCGAAATCCGTTTTGAGCGCAACTCATTCAATGGCAGCCGCGGACGAATCGTGTTTACCCGAAAATCTGGAGACGGTTTCAAAGCAGTTTTCAAGGATTGTGAAGCAACGAACGTTGTTGGTTCCACTTCGGGTTCACCAATCAGAATTGAAGGCAGTAGTGATCGCAACACCGCGGGCGGAATGGTGTTTGATAATTTTCATATCCAGTACAACAGAAACGTGCCTTTCATGCATATCAATGCCCCTAGTAGGAATGGTAGTTTCGATATAAAGAATGTAAGTGGCAGCTTTACAATTAAAGAACCGAACAATAATCCTTTAAAATACTCGGGTGGATACAAACCCAGTAAAAATGTTAATGTCTCGGTTAATTATCGACATATCTAA
- a CDS encoding asparagine synthase-related protein: MSKIIYINFSNEVDQRSYSKLAQISKTLEPDNIDPNPPKIYQGHRTLYSIVNPVGTITTKDESILLGHCVCQNNWYSPLNPVEDGSYALIRSDQEMTEVVADSVGSRALWYFKNKEIFIVATSQRAIILFLESFEFNEKIIPWMLSTGTLGPDFSWDKRITKLKPDSRIIVYKEDWKLEEKNNEIVISESKRSYKEHKKKLYNAIQTSFKNFAFDLEKWVLPLSGGHDSRAILYLINNALQNPGKIRSITWGLAQSIHQKGNDAFVAKKVAEATGVQHKYYHTDMSNNSAQTILKRFIENGEGRIDHISGYADGFAIWKTLFEDGVDGIIRGDEGFGWVTAASPLRIRYHLGCALCTDYSNLSDYRKYGIPEQVNPEYMKQKESESLYAWRDRVYHRYRIPTVLSALSDLKLGYIEQSTPLLADQIIRTVRTLPDRLRTEKSLFKEIMHDFKPKLEYATKSATSAPMNILKSGEMVSYLRKELKSEEAMRIFSPEFLHMILENSVVSKGESTKTSFRLKLKLLFIKYAPQYIKNRISSNRKLAVDSNILLFRVYIIIHMHRLLSK; encoded by the coding sequence GTGTCAAAAATAATTTATATAAATTTCAGCAACGAGGTTGATCAAAGATCTTACAGCAAACTTGCCCAAATTAGTAAGACCCTAGAGCCGGATAATATTGATCCCAATCCTCCTAAAATATATCAAGGACATCGCACTTTGTATTCCATCGTGAATCCCGTTGGCACTATTACTACAAAAGACGAAAGTATCCTGTTGGGTCACTGTGTATGTCAAAACAACTGGTATTCTCCGCTAAACCCTGTTGAGGATGGCAGTTATGCCCTAATCAGAAGTGACCAGGAAATGACAGAAGTTGTGGCAGACAGTGTGGGTTCCAGGGCACTCTGGTACTTTAAAAATAAAGAAATTTTTATTGTTGCAACTTCACAACGTGCTATCATCTTGTTTTTGGAAAGCTTTGAGTTTAACGAAAAAATTATTCCATGGATGCTTTCAACAGGCACTTTGGGGCCGGACTTTTCATGGGACAAACGTATAACAAAATTAAAGCCAGACTCAAGGATTATCGTGTATAAAGAGGATTGGAAATTAGAAGAAAAGAATAATGAAATTGTTATTTCCGAAAGTAAAAGAAGCTATAAAGAACATAAAAAAAAATTATATAATGCTATACAAACTTCGTTCAAAAACTTTGCCTTTGATTTAGAAAAATGGGTTTTACCTCTTTCGGGGGGGCACGATAGCAGGGCCATATTATATTTAATCAACAATGCGCTCCAAAATCCCGGAAAAATTCGTTCTATTACATGGGGGCTAGCCCAATCTATCCATCAAAAAGGCAATGATGCTTTTGTGGCAAAAAAAGTCGCCGAAGCGACTGGCGTTCAGCATAAATATTACCATACAGATATGTCGAATAATTCTGCCCAAACCATTTTAAAGCGATTCATTGAAAATGGTGAAGGTAGAATAGATCATATTTCTGGGTATGCGGATGGTTTTGCCATCTGGAAGACGTTGTTTGAAGATGGAGTCGATGGCATCATCCGAGGGGATGAAGGCTTCGGTTGGGTCACGGCCGCGTCACCCTTGCGGATAAGGTATCATTTGGGTTGCGCTTTATGCACTGACTATTCTAATCTTTCAGATTACAGAAAATATGGCATTCCCGAACAGGTAAATCCCGAATATATGAAACAGAAAGAATCGGAAAGCCTGTATGCTTGGAGAGACCGAGTATATCATCGGTATCGCATCCCAACTGTGCTAAGCGCGTTATCCGACTTGAAGCTCGGATACATAGAGCAATCGACTCCATTACTGGCCGACCAAATAATACGTACGGTTCGCACCTTGCCGGACCGACTTCGTACGGAAAAATCCCTATTTAAAGAAATAATGCATGATTTTAAACCTAAACTTGAATATGCAACCAAAAGTGCAACTTCTGCACCCATGAACATTTTAAAGTCAGGGGAAATGGTTTCTTATCTAAGAAAGGAATTAAAATCAGAGGAGGCTATGAGAATCTTTTCTCCTGAGTTCCTGCATATGATTTTAGAAAATTCCGTGGTTTCAAAGGGAGAATCAACTAAAACATCCTTTAGACTAAAATTGAAATTACTTTTCATCAAATATGCACCCCAATATATCAAAAATCGAATTTCGTCCAATAGAAAATTAGCGGTCGATTCAAATATTTTATTATTTAGAGTGTATATTATAATTCATATGCATAGACTGCTATCAAAATAG